One segment of Rosa chinensis cultivar Old Blush chromosome 6, RchiOBHm-V2, whole genome shotgun sequence DNA contains the following:
- the LOC112174729 gene encoding phospholipase D Y, translating to MPIVVFVHKRYNDTQTQLRSRDKRKMKVIHSRIIVVIVWVLVNLSLLPVSECSGSAKCKAWLVQSIPTDMPGLRRVPGVLSTADVFRWLARNSSQRLDIIAQYWQFEANPKDPQSGDFGYSKQDMKRFGAHQGASVYGAIDDAANRNLTIRLLSHSGVYPDYTKEPSKLASGRPNVKNVTLLLSEWWGSGIVHAKVWISDRRDVYIGSANNDWKSLTQVKEVGIYLAACPKIARKVETYFDNLWKLASLNSTAYTTNVSDKQWQTERQVPCWSHFVDSKARCSSPLPGIVETDHVAGYPILSDPHMFKMQLQTPGHNYSSLQPQSSYLSFAPPELSFGKYQADEQAWIETIKSVGSGGTVRISTMDWLGQSQFMKHTIYWASLSSAISEVVFAKNATLKLLVAHWAHFINSTDQYLKSLLYSNVLCNSSEYNHCSGKVEIKYYMVPGFNTTGPARTGNGTRTGNIYPGYTRVNHGKYAVSDVRAHIGTSNLVWDYFYTTAGVSFGTNNSAIVSQLQQIFDADWDSEYALPVEELGEGNAFSS from the exons ATGCCTATTGTTGTATTTGTGCACAAACGGTATAATGATACACAGAcacagttacgcagtcgagatAAGAGAAAGATGAAAGTCATTCACAGTCGCATTATCGTCGTCATCGTTTGGGTTTTAGTCAACCTTTCTTTGCTACCCGTCTCTGAATGTTCAGGTTCGGCGAAATGCAAAGCATGGCTGGTCCAATCAATCCCCACCGACATGCCGGGTCTCCGTCGTGTCCCTGGTGTCCTCTCCACCg CGGATGTGTTCCGGTGGCTGGCGCGGAACTCATCACAGAGACTGGACATAATTGCTCAGTACTGGCAGTTTGAAGCCAATCCTAAAGACCCTCAATCTGGAGATTTTGGATACTCAAAACAGGACATGAAGAGATTTGGAGCTCACCAAGGTGCTTCCGTTTATGGCGCCATTGATGATGCTGCTAATCGCAATCTTACTATCAG GCTACTATCACACTCAGGTGTATATCCTGACTACACCAAAGAGCCTTCCAAACTTGCTTCAGGAAGGCCCAATGTGAAGAATGTCACTTTGTTACTTAGTGAATGGTGGGGTTCTGGCATAGTCCATGCCAAAGTTTGGATATCAGATCGGCGAGATGTGTATATTGGGTCTGCAAACAATGACTGGAAATCTCTCACACAA GTCAAGGAAGTTGGAATTTATCTTGCTGCTTGTCCAAAAATAGCGAGAAAGGTTGAGACCTACTTTGACAACCTGTGGAAACTTGCATCTCTTAATTCTACAGCTTACACAACAAATGTATCAGATAAACAGTGGCAGACCGAGAGACAAGTTCCTTGCTGGTCGCATTTCGTGGATTCTAAAGCAAGGTGTAG TTCACCTCTCCCTGGGATTGTGGAGACTGACCATGTAGCAGGATACCCCATACTGTCAGACCCTCATATGTTCAAAATGCAGCTCCAGACTCCTGGACATAATTATTCAAGTTTGCAACCCCAATCCAGCTATCTATCTTTTGCTCCTCCAGAG CTGTCATTTGGCAAGTACCAGGCAGATGAACAAGCATGGATAGAGACTATTAAATCTGTAGGAAGTGGAGGGACAGTCAGGATTAGTACCATGGACTGGCTTGGTCAGTCCCAGTTTATGAAGCATACAATTTATTGGGCATCCCTCTCCTCTGCAATATCAGAG GTTGTGTTTGCAAAGAATGCAACATTGAAGTTATTGGTAGCACACTGGGCACATTTTATCAACAGCACAGATCAATACCTGAAATCTCTCCTCTACTCTAATGTTCTCTGCAATTCATCCGAGTATAACCACTGTTCTGGGAAAGTTGAGATCAAGTATTATATGGTCCCAGGTTTCAACACGACAGGACCTGCCAGAACTGGCAATGGTACTCGTACTGGAAATATATACCCTGGTTACACCAGGGTTAACCATGGCAAGTATGCAGTAAGCGATGTTCGAGCCCATATTGGGACGAGCAATCTTGTGTGGGATTACTTTTATACGACAGCGGGTGTCAGTTTTGGTACAAATAACTCTGCCATTGTTTCACAACTTCAACAAATCTTTGATGCTGACTGGGATTCGGAATATGCTTTGCCAGTTGAAGAGTTGGGGGAAGGTAATGCTTTTTCAAGCTGA